The DNA sequence ATCGTGCACGGGCTGGCCGACGACAACGTCTTCGTCGCCCACGCCCTGCGGCTGTCGTCGGCGCTGCTGGCGAAGGGGCGCCCGCACGTCTTCCTGCCGCTGGCGGGCGCCACCCACATGACGCCGCAGGCCGAAGAGGTCGCGGAGAACCTGATGCGCACGCAGGTGGACTGGCTGCTGCGCGAGCTTTCCGCCGTCGCCGTCGACAAGGAGAACGCATGACTCGCTGGGGCCTCACGATCCCGCTGACCGGGGTGCCGCTGGCCGCGCACCGCGAGCTGGTGGAGCAGCTGCCGGACCTGGGTTACACCGACGCGTGGACCGCGGAAACGGCGGGCACGGACGCCTTCACACCGCTCGTGCTCGCCTCGCAGTGGGCGCCCCAGCTGCGGCTGGGCACGGCGATCGTGCCGGTGTACACCCGCGGCCCGGGCCTGCTGGCGATGCAGGCGGCGACGGTCGCGGAGCTGGCCCCCGGCCGGTTCGTCCTCGGCATCGGCGCGTCGTCCCCGGTGATCGTCTCCAACTGGAACGCGGCCGCGTTCGAAGAGCCGTTCGCGCGCTCGCGGGACACGCTGCGCTTCCTGCGTTCGGCGCTGGCGGGGGAGAAGGTCAGCGAAAAGTACGACACGTTCGCCGTCTCGAAGTTCCGCCTGGAGCGCCCGGCCGACCCGCCGCCGTCGATCATGCTGGCCGCCCTGCGCCCGGGCATGCTGCGCCTGGCGGCCCGCGAGGCGGACGGCGCGATCACCAACTGGCTGGCGGCTTCGGACGTGCCCAAGGTCCGGTCGGTGCTCGGCCCGGACGCCGAACTGGCGGCCCGCATCTTCGTCTGCCCGACGGAGGACGCCGACGCGGCGCGCGGCCTGGGCCGGATGCTGATCTCGAGCTACCTGACGGTCCCGGTGTACGCGGCGTTCCACGACTGGCTCGGCCGCGGTGAGGCGCTGGCCCCGATGCACGAAGCGTGGGCGGCGGGGGACCGGCAGAAGGCGAACCAGGTGATCCCGGATTCGGTGGTGGACGAGCTGGTGATCCACGGCAGCGTCGAGTCGTGCCGGGAGCAGGTGAAGTCCTATGTGGACAACGGGCTGACGACGCCGATCATCGCGCTGCTGCCCACGGGCGGGGACCCGTTCGAGCAGGTGCGCGGCCTGGCACCGCGCTGATATTCCGTTGCCCGTCTCCGGGGCCGGGTGTTTCCTGGCCCCGGAGGAGGGACGGATGAGACGGAAGGCGCCGCCGGAGAAGAAGCGGCTCAGCTACCGCAAGGACCGGCGCGACGCGTACGGCGAGAACGACAAGTCGTCGCGGAAGAACTTGGCGCGCAGCAAGGCGTTCGCGCGCCGGAGCAACCGGGCGCGGGAAAGCCTGGCGTTGCGCGCTGCGACGGGCACCCCGGACGAGGTCCGCGCCGAAGCGGCCGAGCTGAGGCTGCTGGGGAAACGCCGCCGGGTGAAGCGCAAGGGGCCGGACATCCCGCTCGCCGAGTACGTGGCGCGGAAGGTCGAACGCCGCGCCGAGCGGGAAGAGGGCCGGGCCGGGCGCCTGGACGCGGCGCTCGCCCGCGTGCAGCGGCGGCTGGGCCGCCCGGACCGCTAGGCGAAGACCGCGGTCGCGAGGAGCAGGCCGAGAGCGCCCGAGGCGAGGCCCGCGACCACCGTCACCACCACGTTGAGCACCGCGTACAGGCGCGTCTTCTCCAGGAACAGGCGGACCGTCTCGTAGCCGAACGTCGAGAACGTCGTCAGGCCGCCGCAGAAGCCCACCGCCACCAGCGACCGGACCGACGACGGCTCCGCGCCGTGCAGGAGCCAGCCGCTCAGGAAGCCCAGGATGAGCGAGCCCGCGATGTTGACCGTCAGCGTGCCGAAGGGGAACGGCGAATCCCGCCACGCCTGGACGCGGCGGTCGGTCAGGTAGCGCAGGATCGAGCCGGCCGCTCCGCCGAGGGCGACCAGGAGCGGCGTCACTCCGTCCGTCCCACGTGGCGGACCACCTCGACCTGGTCGAGCGTCACCAGGCCCTCGCCGATGAGCTCGTCCAGCTGCGGCAGGAACGCGCGGAGCTTCTCCTCGGCGTCGATGATCACGATGACCATCGGCAGGTCCTCCGACAGCGACAGGATCCGCGTCGTGTGGATCAGCGACGAAGCGCCGTAGCCCTCGACGCCGCGAAGCACCGAAGCGCCCGCGAGGCCGGCGTCGCGGGCCCGGCGGACGATCTCGTGGTAGAGCGGCTTGTGGTGCCAGTGGTCGTCCTCGCC is a window from the Amycolatopsis sp. cg9 genome containing:
- the crcB gene encoding fluoride efflux transporter CrcB → MTPLLVALGGAAGSILRYLTDRRVQAWRDSPFPFGTLTVNIAGSLILGFLSGWLLHGAEPSSVRSLVAVGFCGGLTTFSTFGYETVRLFLEKTRLYAVLNVVVTVVAGLASGALGLLLATAVFA
- a CDS encoding DUF190 domain-containing protein translates to MEGPATRLTIYLGEDDHWHHKPLYHEIVRRARDAGLAGASVLRGVEGYGASSLIHTTRILSLSEDLPMVIVIIDAEEKLRAFLPQLDELIGEGLVTLDQVEVVRHVGRTE
- a CDS encoding LLM class F420-dependent oxidoreductase → MTRWGLTIPLTGVPLAAHRELVEQLPDLGYTDAWTAETAGTDAFTPLVLASQWAPQLRLGTAIVPVYTRGPGLLAMQAATVAELAPGRFVLGIGASSPVIVSNWNAAAFEEPFARSRDTLRFLRSALAGEKVSEKYDTFAVSKFRLERPADPPPSIMLAALRPGMLRLAAREADGAITNWLAASDVPKVRSVLGPDAELAARIFVCPTEDADAARGLGRMLISSYLTVPVYAAFHDWLGRGEALAPMHEAWAAGDRQKANQVIPDSVVDELVIHGSVESCREQVKSYVDNGLTTPIIALLPTGGDPFEQVRGLAPR